CCAGAAACTAAGGATAGTTGGCAACCTTTAGGGCTTAATTTGCAAAAAGATCCAAATCTGGAAATTTTGACGGAAATTCCGGTTTCTGAAGCGATGCACGTCCCTAACCTAAACTTGAAGGCAACTATGCCCTTACTAGATGCTGGTTTAGCTCTAACTGCTCACCGTTGCCGTAGCGCTCTGGTTCTAGATGAGAGTGGTGGCTTAGTTGGAATCGTCACTTTACAAGATATTTACCGCTCTATAGCCCGTTGTCAAGGGCGATCGACTCCAGAAGAAGTCCAAAATTTAACCTTACAAACTGCCTGCACTACTAATCTAGTATATGCTTATCCCCATGAATCTCTAGCTCAAGCCACAGAGCATATGGCGGCTAGAGGACTTCACCAGCTACCAGTAGTCGATCCAACCAATCCTAATTTGGTTTTAGGGATATTAGAGCAAGAGGGGATTAATTTAGCTTGCAGCGTCGCTCATACTCGCAAAGCTTTATCTCCTTACCAAAAGTAGCTTAGATTCAGTGGTAGTTGGATTCTACCGCCATCGGCGATCGCACTTAAGTACCTGTACCAAATTCATTTAACATTTGGCTAAGTAACGAGTCAATGGGAAGCTATCAACAATCAACAATTCATACTTCAAATCAGCAATGCCAGATATTCTATATGTTGATAAGAACAAGTATGCAGAATAGAGCCGAGAGGCTCAACTAGAATCCTCTGGCTCTATTTAAAATCAAATAATAGATTGACTATTTACCAAAGCAACTTTCAGGGAGTTACTCGTAGGATCTGGCTGAGTCTATCTCCCTAGCTTTTGCTTCTATAATTGCTCCTTTGATGAGGCAAATTAGCTTTCTTCTGATTCAGAGTCTACAGCATCTGCTTCTACTTGTGTCAGATGAATATGCTTGCGTCCAATAGAGATTTTAAACTCATCTCCTGGCTTCAAATTCATCTGTTTTGTGTAAGCAGAACCAATTAATAAATTGTAATTTGACTGTACGGCAATTCGATAGCTAGCGCTACGACCACCACGTCCATTACCATTTTGTTTGCCATCTAACTTAATCCCTTCTGCATCAATCAGAGCATTAAGAAATTTCATCATATTTACGCGCTCTACACCATTTTTGGTGATAGTATAGTAGCCGCAAGCTCTAGCTTTTTCTTCTTTACTAAGACTTCCTAGCTCTTTAACTTTTTTGAGGAGTTCTTCACCAATTAAGGCTTCGGTTTTTTTCTTCTTATTCATCAACTTGCATCTAAAACTAATCAGTTAGTTTGCCCTGAAGGTTTTGCGTACCAAAAAAGCTAGTTGCCATGACCTACTAGCTATTTAGGGACTGCTGTATCTTTCAGGGTGTTTCTGTCAACTACCGTTGACTATATTTATTATATATACCATTATTTGGAGTGATTTGTGACTGGCAAAATTAAAGCGATCGCTCTATCCCAAACTTATAGATGCTGAAAAATTAATACAATTATAATCATCTAGTTTATTGGATTTTGGTCTATCTTTTTCAACTGAGTTTTAGACTACTGGTAAATATACTGGTTTTGCTCAAACTTAAGTAACAGATTTGCTGAAAAATCCTGCTAGTGTTAAGTTAGTTTTTCTGACAAAATGAAGTTGACAACTCGCGGACACTATAGCGTCAAAGCCTTATTGGATTTAAGTTTACAACCAAGTTATGGACCTAGTTCTGTGAAGGCTATAGCTTCTCGTCAAGATTTACCACCTGCTTATTTAGAGAAATTATTAATTACTTTACGCAAAGCTGGATTAGTTGATGCAACTAGAGGTACTCAAGGTGGATATCAATTAGCCAGAGAACCAGCACAAATCTCTTTAGGACAAATCCTAGAAGCTGTGGGAGAATCGATTGAACCACTACCAAAACAAATACCAGATGTCAATTTAGCTGAAGATTGGGTCACATTAAGTCTTTGGCGGCGTTTGCACCAAAAACTCAAAGAAGCGCTTTATAGTATTACTCTAGCTGATTTATACTACGATGCCCGCAGTTGGCAAGCTGCACATCAAGAAGAAACTAGTTTTATAATTTAGATTCCTACTAGTTATTAAACCACAAAGGCACAGAGGACATAAAGAGATAATAGAGGTGATTGTTGAAAATGGAAAGTGTTTATGCTGGAAGTTGTCACTGTCAAGCCATTAGATTTCGAGTGACGGTGGAAAAACACGAAGCAGTTCAGTGTAATTGTTCTATTTGCCGTAAAAAAGGTTTTTTACACCTCATAGTACCACCAGAAAACTTTGAGTTAATATCTGGTACAGATGCTTTGACTACCTACAAATTTAATACAGAGATTGCTAGTCACACTTTTTGTCGTTATTGTGGCATTCATGCCTTTTATCGTCCTCGTTCTCATCCCGAATGGTTTGATGTTAATCTGCGGTGCTTAGATGAAGATGTAATTTCTAATTTTGACATCTCTTTATTTGATGGAGTAAATTGGGAAGAAAATGTGGCGCAGCTAAATACGGAGCAGGGGGAGAGTTAGGGGATTGGGGAGTGGCTATATATATGTATTAATTCTCGCTGCTTTAATAGATTTTGCTCTAGCAGATCCCCAAAATTGGCTTCACCCAGTTCAAGTTATGGGAAAGCTAATTAGTTTTTTTTCTGAGATGGCTATTAAATATTTTCAGCAACCCAAACTGCGACGTTTATGTGGTGTGGCTTTGGGAATATTACTGATAGGTGGAAGCGCTTTAGTCGGTTGGGGAGTAGAACAGCTATGTCGTCAATTACCGTTAGTAATTGGGGTAGTCGCAGAAAGTGTGATTTTAGCTAGTTGCTTTGCTGGTAGAGGGTTAAGATTAGCGGCTATAGATGTTTTAACTCCCTTAGAACAGGGAAATATTAGCGCTGCACGTCAGAAACTAAGCTTATATGTGGGTCGAGATCCAGAGAATTTGTCAGAATCAGAAATCTTGCGGGCAGTTTTAGAGACGGTAACCGAAAATGCTGTAGATGGAGTGATGGCACCGCTATTTTACGCTGTAGTGGGTGGTTTACCCCTAGCGTTGGCTTATAAGGCTGCTAGTACCCTTGATTCTATGATTGGATACCGCAATGAACCTTATACCGATTTAGGTTGGTTCAGTGCTAGGTTGGAAGATTATTTAACTTGGCTACCTTGCCGTTTGACGGTGGCGACTTTGGGATTGATGACGGGTAAGTCTAAATTAGTTTGGAGTTTGTGCGATCGCGATGCGAGGAAAGATCCTAGTCCTAATTCCGGCTGGAGTGAGTGCAGTTACGCAGCTATTTTAGGGGTGCAGCTAGGGGGAACGAATTGGTATCAGGGTACTCCCAAGTCTAAACCTTTATTGGGAGATGCTTTGTTTCCCATTACCCCTAGCTCTATCTTTGAAGCACTGCGACTCACTCGCTACTGTTTTTTAACTTGGCTGGCTATAGGAATTGCCACTCTTTTAGCTTTCAGGAGATTTATCCCTTAAAAAGCTATTGCCAAGGATCTTCTATGGCTCCTTCTCCACCTACAGCAATATCAGTGCTATAAATATCAGCATTAGCTAATTGTAAACCATCCATTGAGGCGGCATAGACATTGCTATCATAAATTTTGGCACTGGCAAAGTTGACATTATTGAGATTTGCCTGTCTCAGATCGGTGTTAATCACAATTGATGCTGATAAGTTGGCACCTGTCATGTTTGCGCCAGTTAAATCTGCACCTTCTAAGTTAGCATTACTTAAGTTAGTTCCTTGCAAATTAGCATTTCGCAAGTCAGCACCAATTAAATGAGCATTAGTTAAGTCTGCACCTGCTAGATTACAACCAGAACACTCACCGGTTGTCAGTAATTGTTGAACCTCTTGCTGATTAGCAGCTTGGAGTGTACCCGCAACAGCCAAAGAAGTTACTAATGTTAAAGCTGTCAAAAACGCACGTCGCATAATTCTTTCTTCCTTAGTGGGAAAATTAATTTCCGTTCTCTGCCTCTATCCAATTGCTAGATCGTATCTACCCTAGGTATATATATTATAACTGAGTATAGATTCTGATATCTACTATCTGCAATTTTAACTGCGTATTATATGCACTTGGTAGGCTGATTTTCCCCTTTAATTGTTAAGTTTTATGTTGTGTGATTTCTAGAGATAGTTTGAGTTGGTCATGTCGTTCAAAGTAGTAAGTATTTATACCTTAATTAATAGTTAAGCTTCACCATCAGTATCAAAAAAAATGACTGTAGAAGTAGTTGAAATTCTCTCATCTGAAGAGTTACGCCGAACCGTGAATCGTTTAGCCTCACAGATAGTTGAAAAATCGCGAGATTTATCGCAATTAGTCTTGTTAGGAATCTATACCAGAGGCGTAACTTTAGCTAATTTATTAGCGCAACAAATTATGGCTTTAGAAAAGGTGAGTGTAGCTGTAGGCGCTCTAGATGTTACTTTCTATAGAGACGATCTAGACCGAATTGGAATGCGAACACCAGCTAAGACTAATATTCCTGTAGATATGACTGGAAAAACCGTAGTTTTAGTTGATGATGTCATCTATAAAGGAAGAACGGTACGAGCGGCTTTAAATGCTGTGTTAGAATACGGCAGACCAGAGGTAATTTGGCTAGTGGTATTAATAGATCGGGGACATCGAGAGTTACCAATTCATCCTGACTTTACAGGTAAACTCCTCCCGACTGCTAAAGAAGAACAAGTCAAGGTTTATTTCCAAGAACGCGATGGACGTGATGGAGTAGAGTTAATTGCTGATTAAGGCGAAGTAGGTAGAGCGATCGCATTTGGGGTAATCAAGACAGTAATCAATCATACCAATTGAATCTATACTTTGTCCTCAGAAAGTTTGGGTTAATATTCTCGGCTTAAACTAAAATAACTAAACCCACCTATGCTATAAACTTTCTAGCTGTTGAGCTATTAGCGATCGCTCTTTCCAAAATTATGATTCACTTGAATTTATCCTCCATATTGGTTGGTATTTTAGTACTTGCTTGTAACTCCCCTACCTCAACTTATCTTCCCTCCAGTACATCAACTCCTCACAATCCCTCCGAAACAATTATTTCACCCAAACCGCCTATTCCAGAGAATTTTGGTCAGAATTTACCTATCACAGCCAAAACTACCCTCAAGAATCAAACTATCGAGATAGAAGTAGCTCAAACCCCCCAACAGCAAACAATTGGATTAATGTACCGAAAAGTTTTACCAGCCAATCGGGGAATGTTATTTCCTTTTAACCCGCCTCAACCTGTCAGTTTTTGGATGAAAAATACGCTAATTCCCTTAGATATAATCTTCATCAGCAATGGGAAAGTTAGATCTATTGCTAGTAGTGTTCCTCCTTGTCAAAAAGACCCTTGTCCCACATATGGTCCAACCAATAGTAGAGAGATCATCGACAACGTACTTGAATTGCCAGCTGGACGCGCTCAAGAATTAGGTCTGCAAACTGGATCTGAGATCGAGATTGAGTTTATCAAAACTTTCCAACCTTAGATCCCTAATTCCCACAGCGTTGACATCCTCAACCCAGTTTTTTAATATTTTTTTAACATTTCCCCTGTGCTTTTGAGTCAACAAGAGATAAAAATATAGTTACTATTACAACAATTAGTAAACCTTTAGAAAAATAAAGAAATTTCTCAGCAAAAATATGGTAAAACTTTAGCAAAATCAAGTAACGTTTCATAATAGACTTTAACAAACTAGAAACTTGCTGAATTTATCGTTCTGTAATCAGGTAGCATTCCTCTCTCAAAGTGGGAACTAAAACTACAGAGTGGGGGTTTCATAAATCAAAAGTTGACTGAGTATAAACACTCAGTAAAAGTAAGAGTAAAATCTAGTATCAAAACTTTGATGTCTGCTAACCAGTTAAAATTCAGAGACGATTAAAAAAGTTTTAACTCTTTGATCCCCAAAGAAAAAAACTAGATTCTGGTGATGCAGGGCTGGCTGACTTCAACTATACCTAAATGTATAGATCGGTAGCTACATGGAACCTTCTCCAGAAAGAGTCAATCACAAAAGTGAAGAGGTAATATAACCCAAAAGGAGGTGAGAAAAATGGGTACGGCAAGTTATACAAAATTAGTGCGGTTTCTTCAAGAAGAGTTAGCCATATCTTCATCCGCTTTACAAGTAGCTTTAAAACACGTAGAACAAGATCCAGGACCTTTACCAATGGTTCTGTGGCAATATGGTTTAGTCACCCTAGAACAGTTAGATATAATTTACGACTGGCTGGAAACTGCAACATAAAACTTACAGCTTTAACTAGGAGCAATTAACAATGTTTTTTGTGTTCAGGTTTTCTGTCTTTGAGCGATGGCGACAATTTAATCTAGAAAATAGCGAAAGGGTAAGTCGATAGATGACTTACCCTTTTCTAATAGTAAAAATCTCAAACTATTTAGGCTATCTATTCCTTCTTCCTTCTTTCTAACTAACTATGTTAAATACTAATGATAAAATTGCGATTCTCTTACATCAAGGTATTAATTCAGTTCTCGGAAAAACTGGTTTAGCTGTGCTACGTTACACTCAAGCATCTGTAGTTGCAGTCATCGATCTAGATAATGCTGGTAAATCCTTAAAACAACTCACTGGAATTAATAAAGCAATTCCCATAGTTGCTTCCGTCCAAGAATCATTAATATATGAACCCAATGTCCTACTAATTGGAATTGCGCCATCAGGAGGTGCTTTACCATTAGCTTGGTGGGAAGAAGTTAGAGAAGCACTGATAGCTGGTTTATCGATAGTCAATGGATTGCATACACCCATCGCTTCCTATCCTAATGTACCGAAACTTCTCAGGAAAGAACAATGGATCTGGGAGATTCGCCGCGAACCACCTGGATTAAGTATAGCTGCGGCTAAGGCGCGATCGCTCTCCTGTCAGCGCGTTTTGACTGTGGGTACAGATATGGCTATCGGCAAAATGTCTACTAGTATTGAGTTACAGCGCGCTACCGAAAAACGGGGTATTCGGGCGAAATTTCTGGCAACTGGACAAACTGGAGTGATGATAGCCGGATCTGGCATAGCTTTAGATGCTGTGCGGGTAGACTTTGCTGCGGGTGCAGTTGAACAAATGGTGATGGATTGTGGCGATGATTGCGATATCTTGTATATAGAAGGACAAGGCTCGTTGCTACATCCAGGATCTACGGCTACTTTACCCTTAATTAGAGGTAGCCAACCCACGGCTCTCATTTTAGTACATCGTGCTGGACAAACCCACGTTCGCAACTTTCCAGATGTGAAGATTCCCCCATTAACAGATGTAATTAAACTCTATGAAATGGTAGCTGGATGCGCTGGTGCTTTCGATCCAGTGAAGGTAGTGGGTATAGCTCTCAATACAGCCCATCTGGATGATACTCTAGCTCTAAATGCGATCGCCCAGGTAGAGCAAGAAACTGGACTTCCCTGTATAGATCCAGTTCGTTGCGGTGCTGACAAGCTAGTACATGAAGTCAGAAGGTAGGGGCGCAAAGCGTTGCGCCCCTACAGAAGTCAGAAGTGAAAATCTTCTATCTATAAGTTTTTGAGCTTTATGATGAACTTGAAAGACAAAATAGTGTTAATTACAGGTGCTAGTAGCGGTATTGGTGCTGCTTGCGCTGAAATATTTGCTGAGGCTGGTGCTAAGTTAATTTTAGTAGCTCGTCGCCAAGACAGGTTAGAGGAAATAGGGAGGGAACTTAAGGAGAAATACAGTTGCCAAAGTCATTTGATAAGATTAGACGTGCGCGATCGCGATCAGGTTGCTGCTACTTTCGCTTCCTTACCCCCAGAATGGTGTGCTGTCGATGTCTTGATTAATAATGCGGGTTTGTCTCGTGGGTTAGATAAGCTGTATCAAGGTAACATCGATGATTGGGAAGAGATGATCGATACCAACGTTAAAGGATTGCTATACGTCACGCGATCGCTAGTTCCAGGAATGGTAGCACGCGATCGAGGTCATATTGTCAATATTGGCTCTATAGCTGGTCATCAAACCTATCCAGGTGGGAACGTATACTGTGGTTCTAAAGCGGCTGTGAGGTCAATTTCGGAAGGTTTGAAGCAAGATTTACTAGGCACTGCCATCCGCGTCACTTCTATCGATCCAGGGATGGTAGAAACTGAGTTTAGCCAAGTTAGGTTTCATGGAGATAGCGATCGGGCACAGCAAGTATATCAAAATCTCACACCTCTAACCGCCTATGATATCGCTGAGGTCATATTTTTCTGTGTCACTAGACCAGCCCATGTCAATATTAGCGAAATGTTACTAGTTCCCACAGACCAAGCCACAGCTACATTAGTTCACCGCCGGACTCCTTAAATTAGATTAAAACATTTAGCGAGTTTAATGTTAAAATTGTAGCTCTTGGGCGATTAGCACAGTGGTAGCGCGCTTCCTTCACACGGAAGATGTCACTGGTTCGAGTCCAGTATCGCCCATACAGAAATTACTTACTGTTTAACGATTCAATATACTTCTTATGTAAGTATTTGTTTTCACATATTAAATCGTCACATTTTTTTTGAATTAGTTGCCAGGATTAACTTACTACCGCGTTATACCATTTTCATTTTCTTGGGCTAGACATTGGGGTGTAGAGACGTTGCAATGCAACGTCTCTACTATATTTGGATCTGTAGCATGACTTTCGAGAATTAATATTAGATTTTAACCTCCACGATTTAATTAGATCGCTCTGTTCTAGTTATCACCATATTCTTATCTTGCTCATAGTCAATAACTCCCAATTGAGATAAACTAATTTCTGCTTTTTGTAATTCAGTTCCTAAATATAAAGCGTGTTCCACTTCTAAATAAGGACATTCTTTCGCAATTTGTTGATAAAGTTGTTTCGCAGATTTTCCTGAAAAACAATTAACAACTTCTCCAGAACCTGGAGTCATATGTTCAACTACAATTTTGGAATCAGCCACTGAAATGACAAAGCTACCAGCAGGATCTTTAAAACTACGTTGCTGGCAAATTTTATTATATTGAGATGCAATTAAATTTTCTGCATTCTCCCAACAATCATCATAAATATGGGCACTTTGACTAATAATAATTAAAGCACCCACCCCCCTCAATGCTCCCTCTAGCGGGGACGAAGGGGGGTGATAACGAGAAACTATCTCATCGCAAATATGTTGCTGTAAAGCGCGCAATCCCATTGCATTAGCGGGCCACGCCGAAAACATATCATTGCTACGAAAAGTAGCTGTTAAAGTTAATTTACGATCGACTACTCTCAGCCAAATATGATTTAAACAAGGTGGACTTTTACTTTCATGGTCTTTGACATCCCACAAAGACATTACTGCTCTAGCTGAATCAACATCTATGGCTAACTTATTAATAACTTGCTCAATTTGATCTTGACCAAACCAATATCTTAAGCGTTGTCCATATGTATAAACATTTTCTGGTGTTGGGTTTCCTTCGTCAACCCAACCTACAACTTGGGGGATATATTCTTGAATAAAATCTCTATTACAGGGTAAATAATTGGGTTCTGGAAAGTAGAAATCGGCTGGTTCATCTGTCACAATAGCAGTTAAATTTATTAACTCTTGCCACTTTCCACCATAAGCATTAGGCTTAATTCTTCCGGTATTCTTAATTCTATGAATGATTTTTACCCAAGTTTCAGCGATAGTTTTACCTTCAATTCTGTGACCATAAATGGGACCAGGTAAAATATTAGGTACTACTTCAGTAAATGGTAATTCTATCGGTACATTCCAAGGTGGAAGACTTGGTAAATGAGTAAAACCTTTGGTGATTTCTACAGCTTCTTTCAGCTTACTAACAGTTCTCCATTCTAAAGAGTGTCGCAACTTTTCTAAAAGTGGTTCCTCAATTTCTCTATCCAAATAACCCGCAACTTGAGAATTAATTAACCAACAATCTTGACCAGTATCAGTTTTCCCCAATCTAAAACCTTGTTCTAGAAAATCTCTGAAACAACTAACCGAACCAGAATTTTTATCTTCTTTAGTAGCATTAATTAATACTAATCTTCTCACCCAAGGATTAGCTAATAAATTCCTAACCAATAAAGAAATTCCCCGTGTGGGAGAATATAAATGTCCGATCGCCGCATATTCTGATGGTTCTAAATATTTAGCTACAGTCTCTTTCAGCGTCCACCCTGTTACAACAACAACACTTCCAGTTCCAATAATTAACTGATTAGCCTTACAAACAGGTAAAAATTTATTTTTTATTGTTGACATCAAGCTACAAATTATATTTAGAATCAATATTTATAAATTGTAGGTTGGGTTGACGTAAGGAAACCCAACACTATCGATAAATATATGAACGATAGATTAAGTAATTCAAATTCCGATCTCGCCGCAATCATTCTCGCTGGTGGTAAAAGTTCTCGGATGGGAACAGATAAAGCACTAATCGAGATTGAAGGGATACCTTTAATTCAAAGAATTACCCAGATTGCCCAAGGTTTAACCCCTCAAGTATACGTTGTCACCTCTACTCCAGAAAAGTATCAAAGTTATCTCAAAGGGTGCGAACTAGTCAAAGAAATCGATCCCCAAGGACCATTAACGGGCTTTGCTGAAGGTTTAAGCTGGACACATACCGAATGGGTACTACTGCTGGCTTGTGACCTGCCTAAACTCAAATTAGAGCCACTACAGGAATGGGTATCTAGACTGCCAGAAATTGCTCCAGAAGCTATAGCTTACCTACCCCATCATCCTAAAGGTTGGGAACCCCTGTGTGGATTCTACGGCCGCAGTAGTTTACCCCACTTACAAGCATATATTGCCAGTGGCGGGCGATCGTTTCAAGAATGGCTAGCTCAACACCTAGTCATCGAAATTCCTCTAGCTGAGCCAGATTTGTTATTTAACTGCAATACTCCAGCCGATTTAAATAATATTCTCTCAAATTTCAGTCTGGCTCTAGATAATTGTGACTTAAAGAAAAAGATTGCCGAAAATTAAAGGATAAGCTTGCCGAAGCCTGATTCAGACTGGCTTTTCAGGGGGCGACAAGCGCCCCCAAACCATTAGATAGAGAAGCTTTCAGCCTGTAGACTCTCTGAAAAAATTGCTCACTTATTGACAACAAACTCTGCAAAAAGAAAAATAGTCAGGATTTATGGTAAAAAGAAACGGTCTCATCAATTCAACAAGACCGTCACCATAAATGTTCCCACCATTTTATCAAACATTGCTCGAAAAATACCTCACTGCATCACAATTAATTACAATTAAAATGCTGGTCTGGTTGCTTCAGAATCAAAAGCAAGTCAAGATAG
Above is a window of Merismopedia glauca CCAP 1448/3 DNA encoding:
- a CDS encoding AbrB family transcriptional regulator — encoded protein: MNKKKKTEALIGEELLKKVKELGSLSKEEKARACGYYTITKNGVERVNMMKFLNALIDAEGIKLDGKQNGNGRGGRSASYRIAVQSNYNLLIGSAYTKQMNLKPGDEFKISIGRKHIHLTQVEADAVDSESEES
- a CDS encoding Rrf2 family transcriptional regulator, producing MKLTTRGHYSVKALLDLSLQPSYGPSSVKAIASRQDLPPAYLEKLLITLRKAGLVDATRGTQGGYQLAREPAQISLGQILEAVGESIEPLPKQIPDVNLAEDWVTLSLWRRLHQKLKEALYSITLADLYYDARSWQAAHQEETSFII
- a CDS encoding GFA family protein — its product is MESVYAGSCHCQAIRFRVTVEKHEAVQCNCSICRKKGFLHLIVPPENFELISGTDALTTYKFNTEIASHTFCRYCGIHAFYRPRSHPEWFDVNLRCLDEDVISNFDISLFDGVNWEENVAQLNTEQGES
- the cbiB gene encoding adenosylcobinamide-phosphate synthase CbiB, giving the protein MGSGYIYVLILAALIDFALADPQNWLHPVQVMGKLISFFSEMAIKYFQQPKLRRLCGVALGILLIGGSALVGWGVEQLCRQLPLVIGVVAESVILASCFAGRGLRLAAIDVLTPLEQGNISAARQKLSLYVGRDPENLSESEILRAVLETVTENAVDGVMAPLFYAVVGGLPLALAYKAASTLDSMIGYRNEPYTDLGWFSARLEDYLTWLPCRLTVATLGLMTGKSKLVWSLCDRDARKDPSPNSGWSECSYAAILGVQLGGTNWYQGTPKSKPLLGDALFPITPSSIFEALRLTRYCFLTWLAIGIATLLAFRRFIP
- a CDS encoding pentapeptide repeat-containing protein; the protein is MRRAFLTALTLVTSLAVAGTLQAANQQEVQQLLTTGECSGCNLAGADLTNAHLIGADLRNANLQGTNLSNANLEGADLTGANMTGANLSASIVINTDLRQANLNNVNFASAKIYDSNVYAASMDGLQLANADIYSTDIAVGGEGAIEDPWQ
- the pyrR gene encoding bifunctional pyr operon transcriptional regulator/uracil phosphoribosyltransferase PyrR, with translation MTVEVVEILSSEELRRTVNRLASQIVEKSRDLSQLVLLGIYTRGVTLANLLAQQIMALEKVSVAVGALDVTFYRDDLDRIGMRTPAKTNIPVDMTGKTVVLVDDVIYKGRTVRAALNAVLEYGRPEVIWLVVLIDRGHRELPIHPDFTGKLLPTAKEEQVKVYFQERDGRDGVELIAD
- a CDS encoding DUF192 domain-containing protein, giving the protein MIHLNLSSILVGILVLACNSPTSTYLPSSTSTPHNPSETIISPKPPIPENFGQNLPITAKTTLKNQTIEIEVAQTPQQQTIGLMYRKVLPANRGMLFPFNPPQPVSFWMKNTLIPLDIIFISNGKVRSIASSVPPCQKDPCPTYGPTNSREIIDNVLELPAGRAQELGLQTGSEIEIEFIKTFQP
- a CDS encoding DUF2949 domain-containing protein, with the translated sequence MGTASYTKLVRFLQEELAISSSALQVALKHVEQDPGPLPMVLWQYGLVTLEQLDIIYDWLETAT
- a CDS encoding DUF1611 domain-containing protein — protein: MLNTNDKIAILLHQGINSVLGKTGLAVLRYTQASVVAVIDLDNAGKSLKQLTGINKAIPIVASVQESLIYEPNVLLIGIAPSGGALPLAWWEEVREALIAGLSIVNGLHTPIASYPNVPKLLRKEQWIWEIRREPPGLSIAAAKARSLSCQRVLTVGTDMAIGKMSTSIELQRATEKRGIRAKFLATGQTGVMIAGSGIALDAVRVDFAAGAVEQMVMDCGDDCDILYIEGQGSLLHPGSTATLPLIRGSQPTALILVHRAGQTHVRNFPDVKIPPLTDVIKLYEMVAGCAGAFDPVKVVGIALNTAHLDDTLALNAIAQVEQETGLPCIDPVRCGADKLVHEVRR
- a CDS encoding SDR family oxidoreductase, coding for MMNLKDKIVLITGASSGIGAACAEIFAEAGAKLILVARRQDRLEEIGRELKEKYSCQSHLIRLDVRDRDQVAATFASLPPEWCAVDVLINNAGLSRGLDKLYQGNIDDWEEMIDTNVKGLLYVTRSLVPGMVARDRGHIVNIGSIAGHQTYPGGNVYCGSKAAVRSISEGLKQDLLGTAIRVTSIDPGMVETEFSQVRFHGDSDRAQQVYQNLTPLTAYDIAEVIFFCVTRPAHVNISEMLLVPTDQATATLVHRRTP
- a CDS encoding thymidylate synthase; translated protein: MSTIKNKFLPVCKANQLIIGTGSVVVVTGWTLKETVAKYLEPSEYAAIGHLYSPTRGISLLVRNLLANPWVRRLVLINATKEDKNSGSVSCFRDFLEQGFRLGKTDTGQDCWLINSQVAGYLDREIEEPLLEKLRHSLEWRTVSKLKEAVEITKGFTHLPSLPPWNVPIELPFTEVVPNILPGPIYGHRIEGKTIAETWVKIIHRIKNTGRIKPNAYGGKWQELINLTAIVTDEPADFYFPEPNYLPCNRDFIQEYIPQVVGWVDEGNPTPENVYTYGQRLRYWFGQDQIEQVINKLAIDVDSARAVMSLWDVKDHESKSPPCLNHIWLRVVDRKLTLTATFRSNDMFSAWPANAMGLRALQQHICDEIVSRYHPPSSPLEGALRGVGALIIISQSAHIYDDCWENAENLIASQYNKICQQRSFKDPAGSFVISVADSKIVVEHMTPGSGEVVNCFSGKSAKQLYQQIAKECPYLEVEHALYLGTELQKAEISLSQLGVIDYEQDKNMVITRTERSN
- a CDS encoding molybdenum cofactor guanylyltransferase, encoding MNDRLSNSNSDLAAIILAGGKSSRMGTDKALIEIEGIPLIQRITQIAQGLTPQVYVVTSTPEKYQSYLKGCELVKEIDPQGPLTGFAEGLSWTHTEWVLLLACDLPKLKLEPLQEWVSRLPEIAPEAIAYLPHHPKGWEPLCGFYGRSSLPHLQAYIASGGRSFQEWLAQHLVIEIPLAEPDLLFNCNTPADLNNILSNFSLALDNCDLKKKIAEN